In Humulus lupulus chromosome 6, drHumLupu1.1, whole genome shotgun sequence, a single genomic region encodes these proteins:
- the LOC133783804 gene encoding uncharacterized protein LOC133783804 produces MGTLVGHVAPGLAFFVIGLWHMFNHTKLHALNPNTSYTSPLWFPCTKFRYAELLLIMASSAASIIMELFVGPQKHQPLDSDGTIPTNHLHNFEHASISLAIFVYAALVIVLDRARPKAPRILAYLLASVAFAQELLLFVLHSTDHRGTEGHYHLFLQLIIFVSLVTTLMGIGFPTSFAVGFVRSLSIFFQGVWFIFLGVMLYTPRLLPKGCFLYEVDGHTLIKCPQEKALRRAKSLITLEFSWCFVGVAFFGVSLYLVMAKIYGDDKVDYFPLGTKEVEHEAGDEYSDDYDVESPK; encoded by the coding sequence ATGGGCACTTTGGTTGGTCATGTAGCACCAGGCCTTGCTTTCTTTGTCATAGGCTTATGGCACATGTTTAACCACACAAAACTCCATGCTCTTAACCCAAACACCTCCTACACCTCACCACTATGGTTCCCATGCACCAAGTTCAGATACGCCGAGCTCCTCCTCATCATGGCAAGCAGCGCAGCCTCCATCATCATGGAGCTCTTTGTTGGCCCCCAAAAGCACCAACCATTAGATTCCGACGGCACCATTCCCACCAACCATCTCCACAACTTCGAGCACGCCTCCATTTCCCTCGCCATCTTCGTCTACGCAGCCTTAGTCATCGTTCTAGACAGAGCTCGGCCCAAGGCTCCGCGAATCTTGGCCTATCTCCTTGCCTCTGTAGCCTTTGCACAAGAGCTTCTTCTCTTTGTCCTTCATTCTACCGACCACCGAGGCACCGAAGGCCATTACCATCTCTTCCTACAACTCATCATTTTCGTGTCTTTGGTCACAACCCTAATGGGAATAGGATTCCCTACTAGCTTCGCCGTCGGTTTTGTGAGGTCTCTTAGTATATTTTTCCAAGGTGTTTGGTTTATTTTCTTGGGTGTTATGTTGTACACTCCTCGTCTTTTGCCTAAGGGTTGCTTTTTGTATGAAGTTGATGGGCATACATTAATCAAGTGTCCCCAAGAAAAGGCACTTCGTAGGGCTAAGTCACTTATAACACTTGAGTTCAGTTGGTGCTTCGTTGGAGTAGCCTTTTTTGGAGTGTCGTTGTACTTGGTTATGGCTAAGATTTATGGTGATGACAAAGTTGACTACTTTCCTTTGGGAACGAAAGAAGTTGAGCATGAAGCAGGAGATGAATATTCTGATGATTACGATGTAGAATCCCCAAAGTAA